In Desulfuromonas acetexigens, the following proteins share a genomic window:
- a CDS encoding sodium:solute symporter family transporter: MIPVEIITIISLLYFGLLFAVAYYADKRREEGRSIISNANIYALSLSVYLTSWTFYGSVGRAATSGLDFLPVYIGPTLIAFSWCFLLRKMVRISKEHNIVSIADFLSSRYGKSPALGAVVTVFTVLAIMPYIALQLKAVSRTFDLLAAPQIDLSHHIQALLPGVPPFIDTAFVVALFLGLFGVLFGARHLDATERHEGMVAAIALESLVKLVAFFSVGLFVTYGMFDGFADIFERFNAEFPERSYLYTLGHDAVPYSEWFTMTFISMMAFMFLPRQFHIMVIENSSEDHIKSAMWRFPAYMFLMNLFVIPIALGGLLLSGGDITQADYFVIDIPHKAGHPWLSLLVFIGGFSAAAGMVMVSSVALSTMILNHLVMPIILRLKINTQDLSTLLINVKRFGILSVIFLGYAFYLVIADSSALVNMGLISFVGATQFAPAMIGGLYWKRATRRGAIWGLTLGFIVWFYTLMVPSFAQSGWIGQKIIDQGLFGITLLRPLELFGLTSFDIWSHALFWTMFFNLGAFLIFSLFGHPDAREIEQAGKFVDALQPVAEPTQRKRISKAPTIIEFVDLMSKFIGEKQAHAAITEYVGDREIDEKGSLSEYEIPNLKRFTERTLAGSVGAAPARIIIENYLETRGSRMEDVFDIFGTVTLSRTASREQLSVLYEAARVVASGADIQAIFDNILDLMQQQFKFDLCVIRILDPQRNILTVRSQRGMSSEHLGAADRELSTDTYIGETFLTNQVTVVNDTDFLDKPQTAQIIHREDILSFAHGPIVIEGQPIGVLSAFSKSAKGIFTNEFIELFKSLAGQVGVAWRNAHQTEKLIAAKEHERELQIAKTIQLSLLPRTVPDIPGLQLAGICVPARQVGGDYYDFLHHGDGTLDLVIADVSGHNIGAALMMAETRTFIQAKAKNLASAAGVMSALNEFFYQDLTGAELFITMFYLKYDIDSGRFTYASAGHNPPIVLRQGSQACERLDAEGLILGIKTDVKFEEKTEFLSPGDMLLLYTDGIIEAENAEGELFGDDRLCRLLHELQPESPQKIIDSLLEQVREYTGMQNFTDDVSLVVMKSVSSSPEQKTTQTEA, translated from the coding sequence ATGATCCCTGTTGAGATCATCACGATCATCTCCCTCCTCTATTTCGGATTGCTTTTCGCCGTTGCCTATTATGCGGACAAGCGGCGCGAAGAGGGACGCAGCATTATTTCCAATGCCAACATCTACGCCCTTTCCCTCTCCGTCTATCTGACGTCCTGGACCTTTTACGGCAGCGTCGGTCGGGCTGCCACCAGCGGCCTCGACTTTCTGCCGGTCTACATCGGTCCGACCCTGATCGCCTTCAGTTGGTGTTTCCTGCTGCGCAAGATGGTGCGCATCAGCAAGGAACACAACATCGTCAGCATCGCCGACTTCCTCTCCAGCCGGTACGGAAAATCTCCCGCGCTTGGGGCCGTGGTGACCGTTTTCACGGTCCTCGCCATCATGCCCTACATCGCCCTGCAGCTCAAAGCGGTCTCCCGCACGTTCGATCTGCTCGCCGCACCGCAAATCGACCTGAGTCACCATATTCAGGCACTCCTTCCAGGGGTTCCGCCGTTTATCGACACCGCCTTCGTCGTCGCCCTCTTCCTCGGACTGTTCGGCGTCCTTTTTGGCGCCCGCCACCTTGACGCCACGGAACGCCACGAAGGAATGGTGGCCGCCATCGCCCTCGAATCCCTGGTCAAGTTGGTCGCCTTCTTCAGTGTCGGCCTTTTCGTGACCTACGGCATGTTCGATGGTTTCGCCGATATTTTTGAACGTTTCAACGCCGAATTTCCCGAACGCAGCTACCTCTACACGCTAGGGCACGACGCGGTGCCCTATTCCGAATGGTTCACGATGACCTTCATTTCGATGATGGCCTTCATGTTCCTGCCCCGGCAGTTTCACATCATGGTGATCGAAAACTCCAGCGAAGATCACATCAAAAGCGCCATGTGGCGATTCCCCGCCTACATGTTCCTGATGAATCTCTTCGTCATCCCCATCGCCCTCGGCGGACTGCTGCTTAGCGGCGGCGATATCACCCAGGCTGATTACTTCGTCATCGACATCCCCCACAAGGCCGGCCATCCCTGGCTTTCGCTGCTGGTCTTCATCGGCGGCTTCTCCGCCGCTGCCGGCATGGTCATGGTTTCCTCCGTCGCCCTTTCGACCATGATCCTCAACCACCTGGTCATGCCGATCATTTTACGGCTGAAAATCAATACCCAGGATCTCTCGACCCTGCTCATCAACGTTAAACGCTTCGGCATCCTCAGCGTCATTTTTCTCGGCTACGCCTTCTACCTGGTCATCGCCGACTCTTCCGCCCTAGTCAACATGGGGCTGATCTCTTTTGTCGGCGCTACCCAGTTCGCGCCAGCCATGATCGGCGGACTCTATTGGAAGCGGGCCACCCGCCGCGGCGCCATCTGGGGCTTGACCCTCGGCTTCATTGTCTGGTTCTACACCCTGATGGTCCCCTCCTTTGCCCAGTCGGGCTGGATCGGTCAGAAAATCATCGACCAGGGACTCTTCGGGATCACCCTGCTGCGCCCCCTGGAACTCTTCGGGCTGACCAGTTTCGACATCTGGAGCCATGCCCTCTTCTGGACCATGTTCTTCAACCTCGGCGCGTTTCTGATTTTTTCTCTCTTTGGCCACCCCGATGCCCGAGAAATAGAGCAGGCCGGCAAGTTTGTCGACGCCCTGCAACCGGTGGCGGAGCCGACGCAGCGGAAACGGATCAGCAAGGCCCCGACGATCATCGAATTTGTCGATTTGATGTCCAAATTCATCGGCGAAAAACAGGCGCATGCGGCCATCACCGAATATGTAGGAGATCGGGAAATCGACGAAAAAGGCAGTCTTTCCGAATACGAAATCCCCAATCTGAAGCGCTTTACCGAACGGACCCTGGCCGGCTCCGTCGGCGCTGCCCCAGCGCGCATCATCATCGAAAATTATCTGGAAACCCGCGGCAGTCGCATGGAGGATGTCTTCGATATCTTCGGCACGGTCACCCTCAGCCGCACCGCCAGCCGCGAACAGCTAAGCGTACTTTACGAAGCGGCCCGGGTCGTGGCCAGCGGTGCCGACATCCAGGCCATATTCGATAACATTCTCGACCTGATGCAGCAGCAGTTTAAATTTGACCTGTGCGTCATCCGCATCCTGGATCCACAGCGCAACATCCTCACCGTGCGCAGCCAGCGGGGAATGAGCTCCGAGCATCTCGGCGCCGCCGACCGAGAACTGTCCACGGACACCTATATCGGCGAAACCTTCCTCACTAACCAGGTTACCGTCGTCAACGATACGGACTTCCTCGATAAGCCCCAGACCGCACAAATCATTCACCGCGAGGATATCCTCTCCTTCGCCCATGGCCCGATCGTCATCGAGGGGCAACCAATCGGCGTCCTCTCCGCCTTCAGCAAATCGGCGAAGGGTATTTTCACCAACGAATTCATCGAGCTTTTCAAAAGCCTCGCCGGTCAGGTCGGCGTAGCCTGGCGCAACGCACACCAAACCGAGAAGCTCATCGCCGCCAAGGAACATGAACGGGAACTCCAGATCGCCAAAACCATCCAGCTCAGCCTGCTGCCCCGCACCGTTCCCGACATTCCGGGCCTGCAACTGGCCGGCATCTGCGTGCCGGCACGGCAGGTCGGTGGCGACTATTACGACTTCCTTCATCACGGCGACGGCACCCTCGATCTGGTCATCGCCGATGTCTCGGGACACAATATCGGCGCCGCGTTGATGATGGCGGAAACCCGCACCTTCATTCAGGCCAAGGCCAAAAATCTCGCCAGCGCGGCCGGTGTAATGAGCGCCCTGAATGAATTTTTTTACCAGGATCTGACCGGGGCCGAACTCTTCATCACCATGTTCTATCTGAAGTACGATATCGACAGCGGCCGCTTCACCTATGCCAGCGCCGGTCACAATCCCCCCATCGTGTTGCGCCAAGGGAGTCAGGCCTGTGAGCGGTTGGACGCCGAAGGGCTGATCCTTGGCATTAAAACCGATGTAAAATTCGAAGAGAAAACCGAGTTTTTAAGCCCTGGCGATATGCTCTTGCTCTATACCGACGGCATCATCGAAGCGGAAAATGCGGAAGGAGAGCTCTTCGGCGATGACCGCCTATGCCGGCTCCTGCATGAACTGCAACCGGAATCTCCGCAAAAGATCATCGACTCCTTGCTGGAACAGGTTCGAGAATACACCGGCATGCAGAATTTCACCGATGACGTTTCCCTGGTCGTCATGAAGTCCGTCTCGTCCAGCCCGGAGCAAAAAACAACCCAAACAGAGGCATGA
- a CDS encoding AAA family ATPase — MEHPALHQAMLKSTFYPGEAGPVEFHETHISRLYLTHDHVYKLKKPVNFQFLDFTTLEKRHFYCNEELRLNQRLCSDTYLDVLEIRQDGDSFHLGAGSGEIIDYLLRMKRLPEGRMLSNLLTAADPTLPGEMERLGRHLAYWHRTQPPVGGDENADLERTRRNWDENLRQSAPLVENLLTADAQNRMREEVEHFLTEQAPLLRKRQSTGQVIDGHGDLHAEHICLTDPIRIYDCIEFNERFRLADRLADLAFLLMDLDYRGRRDLSAGVLQAYDETWGTDLDAPRLLRFYKSYRAWVRGKVLGFLAQDPEADAATRTDALARGRRYFSLALGYLCRRPSLILTCGLMGTGKSVLAAELATALGAIHLRSDELRKELAGLSPSSRDLSAFGEGLYHREATERTYRALADRAELHLAAGRTVIVDASFAEKGRRDDFRDLARRQQRPLAILWLNCPDELLLERLRQRRGDASDGRPELLAAQKRIFQPPCGESRVLPVDTRDEVAYNVQRIICHLANPEFLKEQP; from the coding sequence ATGGAGCATCCTGCATTGCATCAAGCCATGCTGAAAAGCACTTTTTACCCTGGCGAAGCCGGTCCGGTAGAATTTCATGAAACTCACATTTCGCGCCTCTATTTAACTCACGACCACGTCTATAAACTGAAAAAACCGGTGAATTTCCAGTTTCTCGACTTCACCACCCTGGAGAAACGCCATTTTTATTGCAACGAAGAGCTACGCCTCAATCAGCGTCTCTGTTCGGACACTTACCTGGATGTTCTCGAAATCCGACAGGACGGCGATTCTTTTCACTTGGGGGCCGGTTCCGGAGAAATCATCGATTATCTGCTGCGTATGAAACGCCTTCCCGAAGGGCGCATGCTCTCTAACCTGCTGACGGCAGCGGACCCTACCCTGCCCGGGGAGATGGAGCGCCTGGGGCGACATCTGGCCTATTGGCACCGCACTCAACCCCCCGTCGGCGGCGATGAAAATGCCGACCTGGAGCGGACTCGCCGGAACTGGGACGAGAACCTGCGTCAAAGCGCGCCGCTCGTCGAGAACCTGCTCACCGCCGACGCCCAGAACCGGATGCGAGAGGAGGTCGAACATTTTCTTACGGAACAGGCGCCGCTGCTGCGGAAACGCCAGTCTACGGGGCAGGTCATCGACGGCCATGGCGATCTCCACGCGGAACATATCTGCCTGACTGATCCCATCCGCATCTACGACTGTATCGAATTCAACGAGCGGTTTCGCCTTGCCGACCGCCTTGCTGACCTGGCTTTCCTGCTCATGGATCTGGACTATCGCGGGCGCAGGGATCTTTCGGCAGGGGTACTGCAAGCCTACGATGAAACCTGGGGGACGGATCTCGATGCGCCGCGACTGCTCCGCTTCTATAAAAGCTATCGCGCCTGGGTGCGCGGCAAGGTGCTCGGTTTTCTGGCGCAAGATCCGGAGGCCGACGCCGCTACGCGAACCGACGCCCTCGCTCGAGGCCGTCGCTATTTCAGTCTCGCCCTCGGTTATCTTTGTCGTCGCCCCAGCCTGATTCTCACCTGTGGCCTGATGGGTACGGGGAAATCGGTGCTGGCCGCCGAACTGGCGACGGCCCTGGGCGCCATCCATTTGCGCAGCGACGAACTGCGCAAGGAACTGGCCGGACTTTCCCCTTCCAGCCGGGACCTGTCAGCCTTCGGCGAAGGCCTTTACCACCGGGAGGCGACGGAGCGGACCTACCGCGCCCTGGCCGACCGCGCCGAGCTCCATCTCGCCGCCGGGCGCACGGTCATTGTCGATGCCTCCTTTGCGGAGAAAGGCCGACGGGACGATTTCCGCGACTTGGCCCGACGCCAGCAGCGGCCATTGGCCATCCTCTGGTTGAACTGTCCCGACGAACTCCTGCTGGAACGCCTGCGGCAGCGACGCGGCGATGCCTCCGACGGGCGACCGGAGTTACTGGCGGCGCAAAAAAGGATTTTTCAGCCACCTTGCGGGGAAAGCCGCGTCTTGCCGGTCGACACCAGGGATGAAGTTGCCTATAATGTGCAGCGAATCATCTGCCATCTGGCAAACCCTGAATTTTTGAAGGAGCAACCATGA
- a CDS encoding PaaI family thioesterase → MKSRTHLLVSPEWVGQTVALAEGKAEVRLTTRPEMVADDRGLVHGGFTFGLADYAAMLAVNDPHVVLGAAEVRFLAPVTFGETLLARAEIVEGSGKKRIVKCTVSTDRLVFEGIFSCFVLTGHVLDG, encoded by the coding sequence ATCAAATCGCGAACTCATCTCCTTGTTTCCCCTGAATGGGTCGGGCAAACGGTTGCCTTGGCTGAAGGGAAAGCGGAGGTGCGGTTGACGACTCGACCGGAAATGGTCGCCGATGATCGTGGCCTGGTGCATGGCGGCTTTACCTTTGGCTTGGCCGATTATGCGGCGATGCTGGCGGTCAACGATCCTCATGTGGTGTTGGGGGCGGCGGAGGTCCGGTTTCTCGCGCCGGTGACTTTTGGCGAAACTTTGCTGGCGCGTGCGGAAATTGTCGAAGGTTCGGGTAAGAAGCGTATCGTTAAATGTACGGTCAGTACCGATCGCCTTGTTTTTGAAGGGATCTTTTCGTGTTTTGTCCTGACCGGGCATGTCCTTGACGGTTGA
- a CDS encoding integration host factor subunit beta — protein sequence MTKSELIERLTTVSGTVNKREAELIVNTIFDSIGDALVGGDRVEIRGFGSFTVRERDAREARNPKSGEIVRIPNKKTPFFKTGKELRERVNR from the coding sequence ATGACCAAAAGCGAGTTGATCGAGCGCTTAACCACGGTCAGTGGTACGGTTAACAAGAGAGAGGCCGAGTTGATCGTTAATACCATTTTCGACAGCATTGGCGATGCCCTGGTTGGCGGCGACCGGGTTGAAATTCGAGGGTTTGGGTCCTTCACTGTGCGTGAACGGGATGCCCGCGAGGCTAGAAATCCCAAAAGCGGTGAAATCGTTCGCATTCCGAATAAAAAGACCCCTTTCTTCAAGACCGGGAAGGAATTGCGCGAACGGGTCAATCGCTAA
- a CDS encoding HAD family hydrolase, with product MMGFKGIIYDCDGVLFESRQANLAYYNRVQEYFGEPPVRPEERERAHLCHTAASPKVFEILLGPDRVAEALEFAATVDYRQFIPYMEPEPGMVDALATLSRRLPLAVATNRGTSMPEILRHFELSDYFTAVVTSRDVPKPKPHPDMLLLAAERLRQKPEELLFIGDSELDREAAAAAGIPFASYRGKLGADIEVRHHAEVVSLVFGWEG from the coding sequence ATGATGGGTTTCAAGGGGATTATCTACGATTGCGACGGGGTTCTTTTCGAAAGTCGGCAGGCCAATCTCGCCTATTACAACCGGGTTCAGGAATATTTTGGGGAGCCGCCGGTTCGTCCCGAGGAGAGGGAACGTGCTCATCTCTGCCATACAGCCGCCAGCCCCAAGGTTTTCGAGATTCTTCTGGGTCCCGATCGGGTTGCGGAAGCGCTGGAATTCGCTGCGACGGTCGACTATCGCCAATTCATCCCCTATATGGAGCCTGAGCCGGGGATGGTTGATGCCCTCGCGACCCTGTCGCGGCGCCTGCCGTTGGCGGTGGCTACCAACCGGGGCACCAGCATGCCGGAAATTTTGCGCCATTTTGAGCTCAGTGATTATTTCACTGCGGTTGTGACGAGTCGCGATGTGCCGAAGCCAAAACCCCATCCGGATATGTTGTTGCTGGCTGCGGAGCGTTTGCGGCAAAAACCGGAGGAACTGCTCTTTATCGGGGATTCGGAACTGGATCGCGAAGCCGCCGCCGCTGCGGGCATTCCCTTCGCTTCCTACAGGGGGAAACTTGGGGCCGATATCGAGGTGCGGCATCACGCCGAGGTGGTAAGTCTGGTCTTTGGCTGGGAGGGGTAG
- a CDS encoding STAS domain-containing protein, translating into MMLNIEEKGSVVLIEVKEERLDAHNSGELKSQMLSLFEEGKNEIVVALHDVRFVDSSGLGALVSGFKNASARNGNLKLCGLQSQVKSMFELTRLHRVFEIFPDTAEALASF; encoded by the coding sequence ATGATGCTGAATATCGAGGAAAAAGGATCGGTCGTTCTGATCGAAGTCAAGGAAGAACGCCTGGATGCCCACAACAGCGGCGAATTGAAGAGCCAGATGCTAAGCCTCTTCGAGGAAGGGAAAAATGAGATCGTGGTCGCATTGCACGATGTGCGTTTCGTCGACTCCTCAGGACTGGGCGCGTTGGTCTCGGGCTTCAAAAATGCCAGCGCCCGCAACGGCAACCTCAAACTGTGCGGACTGCAATCCCAGGTCAAATCCATGTTCGAACTGACTCGCCTGCACCGCGTGTTTGAAATCTTCCCCGACACGGCCGAAGCCCTGGCCAGTTTCTGA
- a CDS encoding ATP-binding protein produces the protein MNEKIEVDIKVPNQTRYLGLIGKIGEDIARTLKKYQGDREELAYHLNLVLTEAMANAICHANEGDPDKEVHISITFADRVLNIKVYDQGQGFDVNSLPTPDFKNLEEHGRGIYIIRTLMDRVTYEKHAHGNVLEMQKTLN, from the coding sequence ATGAACGAAAAAATCGAGGTGGACATCAAGGTTCCCAACCAGACCCGCTACCTGGGCCTGATCGGAAAGATCGGCGAGGATATTGCCCGCACTCTGAAAAAATATCAAGGGGACCGCGAAGAGTTGGCTTATCACCTCAACTTGGTGCTGACCGAAGCCATGGCCAATGCCATCTGCCATGCCAACGAAGGAGATCCCGATAAAGAAGTTCACATCTCCATTACCTTCGCTGATCGTGTTCTCAACATCAAGGTTTACGACCAGGGGCAGGGATTCGACGTCAACTCCCTGCCCACTCCTGATTTTAAAAACCTGGAAGAGCACGGCCGAGGGATTTATATCATTCGCACCCTGATGGATCGGGTCACCTACGAAAAGCATGCCCACGGCAATGTGCTGGAGATGCAAAAAACTCTGAACTGA
- a CDS encoding RluA family pseudouridine synthase, producing MTMSRDTFQQKVYRYLPSAKDEGLRLDQYLASCSDAFSRTLVRKLVDLGGVHVGGRRTRKCAHAIRAGEMVEVHVDGRSLEPFVLTDEHVLYRDPFLIAVNKPAGVETQPTPARYRGTLYEALLHYLHNPFRPRDKPELGMAQRLDRETSGVLLFSIHRRAHAGLTQAIAGRSATKIYLALVSGAMPNPSGEFRSLLARNRASNLMRSVAKGGKEAITRYRVLQEWGAVSLLEIELLTGRSHQIRAHLSEAGHPLLGDVRYGGPVAVAGLDIPRQMLHSWRLTLDHPVEQRKLTLEAPLPADFQYLVDRLEAGAPV from the coding sequence ATGACCATGTCCCGGGACACTTTTCAGCAGAAAGTCTATCGTTATTTGCCTTCCGCCAAGGATGAGGGTTTGCGCCTTGATCAGTATCTAGCATCCTGTTCAGATGCCTTCTCCAGAACCTTGGTGCGTAAGCTGGTCGATCTTGGGGGCGTACATGTGGGGGGGCGACGGACCCGTAAATGCGCTCATGCCATTCGTGCCGGCGAGATGGTGGAGGTGCATGTGGATGGCCGTTCCCTTGAGCCCTTCGTACTGACCGACGAGCATGTGCTTTACCGCGACCCTTTCCTGATTGCCGTGAACAAGCCGGCGGGGGTAGAAACCCAGCCAACACCGGCCCGTTATCGGGGAACCCTGTATGAAGCGCTGCTTCATTATCTGCATAACCCGTTTCGCCCCAGGGACAAGCCCGAACTCGGCATGGCACAGCGGCTCGATCGGGAGACCTCGGGCGTGCTGCTCTTCTCCATCCACCGGCGCGCCCATGCCGGACTGACGCAAGCCATTGCCGGACGTTCGGCGACAAAAATCTATCTTGCTTTGGTTTCGGGGGCTATGCCCAACCCTTCTGGGGAGTTTCGCTCGCTGCTGGCGCGCAATCGCGCCTCAAACCTCATGCGTTCCGTTGCTAAGGGGGGGAAAGAAGCGATCACCCGCTATCGGGTGCTGCAAGAATGGGGCGCGGTATCACTTCTGGAAATTGAGCTGCTGACCGGACGTTCCCACCAGATCCGCGCCCATCTTTCCGAGGCGGGGCATCCCCTTTTGGGGGATGTTCGTTACGGCGGCCCCGTGGCGGTGGCGGGACTTGATATTCCGAGACAGATGCTTCATTCTTGGCGACTGACCCTCGACCATCCCGTGGAACAGCGCAAGCTTACGCTTGAGGCCCCCCTTCCGGCGGACTTTCAGTACCTTGTCGATCGGCTTGAGGCCGGAGCGCCCGTCTAG
- the lgt gene encoding prolipoprotein diacylglyceryl transferase codes for MHGVFPQIDPVIFQIGPLAVRWYGLMYLLGFVGAYFVIRHLAHRRELELSSDQLSDLLFYGVIGVILGGRLGYTLFYNFAYYIRHPLEIFAVWEGGMSFHGGLLGVVVAALIFCRRRRLPALLVGDILVTAAPVGLGLGRVGNFINGELWGRVTDHPWGMVFPGAGPDARHPSQLYEAVGEGPLLFLLLYVLHRLKVPQGAIFFSFFLGYGAIRFVLEFFRQPDAHLGFLWGGATMGQLLCLPMMLVGAVGLVVVLQKKGRQ; via the coding sequence ATGCACGGCGTATTCCCCCAGATCGATCCGGTCATTTTTCAAATCGGCCCCTTGGCGGTCCGTTGGTACGGGTTGATGTATCTGCTCGGTTTTGTCGGCGCCTATTTCGTGATTCGCCATCTCGCCCACAGGCGGGAGCTGGAGCTGTCCTCGGATCAACTCTCCGATCTCCTTTTTTACGGGGTCATCGGCGTGATCCTTGGCGGTCGTCTCGGTTATACGCTCTTCTATAATTTCGCTTATTACATCCGCCATCCCCTGGAAATTTTTGCTGTCTGGGAAGGGGGGATGAGTTTTCACGGGGGCCTGCTTGGGGTGGTTGTCGCCGCCCTTATTTTCTGCCGCCGTCGGCGCCTGCCGGCGCTTCTGGTGGGGGATATCCTGGTGACAGCCGCGCCCGTCGGTCTCGGTCTTGGTCGGGTCGGCAACTTCATCAACGGGGAATTATGGGGGCGCGTCACCGACCATCCCTGGGGGATGGTCTTCCCCGGTGCCGGTCCTGACGCCCGTCACCCCAGTCAGCTCTACGAAGCGGTGGGGGAAGGCCCCCTTCTTTTCCTGCTGCTCTATGTCCTGCATCGTTTGAAGGTGCCCCAGGGTGCGATTTTTTTCAGTTTCTTCCTTGGTTACGGTGCGATTCGTTTCGTTCTTGAATTTTTCCGTCAACCCGATGCCCATCTCGGATTCCTCTGGGGAGGGGCGACCATGGGCCAACTACTCTGTCTACCAATGATGCTCGTGGGGGCGGTCGGTTTGGTCGTGGTTCTGCAAAAGAAAGGGCGTCAATGA
- a CDS encoding tetratricopeptide repeat protein: MIVFRALPRFVLTFSLLIILFAACACSGSVLPETLADAETTPAKTKPIVVDRTDGAAGALYIEARLRALEGDSKGALELLQKAIRLDPHDAYLRLSLADQYLLQGDTEKALRAAEDAVIQEPRFAEAHFMLGNLFFHADDNERAIQSFQRVVELAPDHEEAPLLLAVAYARNDDLEQSVAALKTYLQNHPESVRGSVTLARLYQEMELTGWAIDIYLKLLEQDPDNELAYFELGGLYEQEGDSGKALDIYRALLARDSGNMSMRHHLARFFIVRQEYDAARRELDEILRLRPDDLEARRKIGLIHLETENWPAAIESFEEMLRQRPDLHQARFYLGSALERAERYPDALQEFSKIPESSDFFDEAMAHRGYLLHRQGRSEEAIAIIEKILGKEGRRPELFTFLAALYEEQQDIPQALKALERGLRIFPDDGGLLYHQGVIHERSKNRDQAIAAMRQVIETDPEHAEALNFLAYIYAEEGIHLEEALDLASRALELKPEGHIIDTLGWVYFKLGRYAEARVELERAALLMPDDPVVQEHLGDVYRALKSLEKARRAYLRVLELDPDNASVAEKLEGLSP; encoded by the coding sequence TTGATTGTTTTTCGCGCCCTGCCCCGATTCGTTCTAACGTTTTCGCTGCTCATCATTCTTTTTGCCGCTTGCGCCTGTTCCGGTTCGGTTCTCCCCGAAACCCTGGCGGATGCTGAAACGACGCCGGCGAAGACGAAGCCGATAGTGGTCGATCGCACCGACGGCGCGGCCGGGGCGCTCTACATTGAGGCCCGGTTGCGTGCCTTGGAGGGCGACTCCAAGGGTGCCTTGGAGCTGCTGCAAAAAGCTATTCGTCTCGATCCTCACGACGCTTATCTGCGTTTGTCTCTGGCTGATCAATACCTGCTACAAGGAGATACGGAAAAGGCCTTACGTGCCGCCGAGGATGCGGTCATCCAAGAGCCGCGTTTTGCCGAGGCCCATTTCATGCTCGGCAATCTTTTCTTTCATGCCGATGACAATGAGCGCGCCATTCAATCCTTTCAGCGGGTTGTGGAACTGGCGCCGGATCATGAGGAAGCCCCTTTATTGCTGGCTGTGGCTTATGCCAGAAACGACGATCTGGAACAGTCGGTGGCGGCCCTCAAGACCTATTTACAGAACCATCCCGAATCGGTGCGCGGTTCGGTGACTCTGGCACGCCTCTATCAGGAGATGGAGCTGACCGGCTGGGCGATCGATATCTACCTGAAACTCCTTGAACAGGACCCGGATAACGAACTTGCCTATTTCGAACTGGGCGGTCTCTACGAGCAGGAAGGGGACTCGGGCAAGGCCCTGGACATCTATCGCGCACTTCTTGCCCGCGATTCGGGAAACATGTCCATGCGCCATCATCTGGCGCGGTTTTTCATCGTGCGCCAGGAATACGACGCCGCTCGGCGGGAACTGGATGAAATTCTGCGCCTCCGTCCCGATGATCTGGAGGCGCGGCGCAAGATCGGCCTGATCCATCTGGAGACGGAGAATTGGCCCGCGGCGATCGAAAGCTTCGAGGAGATGCTTCGCCAGCGTCCCGATCTGCATCAGGCGCGGTTTTATCTCGGCAGCGCCCTGGAACGTGCTGAACGCTATCCTGATGCCCTGCAGGAGTTTTCGAAGATCCCGGAAAGTTCGGATTTTTTTGACGAGGCCATGGCCCATCGCGGCTATCTTCTGCACCGACAGGGGCGGTCGGAAGAGGCGATCGCCATCATCGAAAAGATCCTTGGTAAGGAGGGGAGGCGCCCAGAACTCTTCACCTTTTTGGCTGCCTTGTACGAAGAACAACAGGATATACCGCAGGCGCTCAAGGCTTTGGAACGGGGGTTACGGATCTTTCCCGATGACGGCGGTCTGCTCTATCACCAGGGGGTGATTCATGAGCGCAGCAAGAATCGCGACCAGGCCATCGCGGCCATGCGCCAGGTGATCGAGACCGATCCCGAACATGCCGAAGCGCTGAATTTTCTCGCCTATATCTACGCGGAAGAGGGCATCCACCTCGAAGAGGCGCTCGATCTGGCGAGTCGGGCTCTTGAACTGAAGCCGGAAGGGCATATCATCGACACCCTGGGCTGGGTCTATTTCAAGCTTGGTCGTTACGCGGAGGCCCGGGTCGAGCTGGAGCGGGCCGCTCTCCTGATGCCCGACGACCCGGTGGTTCAGGAGCATCTGGGGGATGTCTATCGGGCGCTGAAATCATTGGAGAAGGCCCGTCGCGCTTATCTCCGGGTGTTGGAACTCGATCCTGATAATGCCTCGGTTGCTGAAAAACTCGAAGGACTCTCCCCTTGA